In one Gammaproteobacteria bacterium genomic region, the following are encoded:
- a CDS encoding single-stranded DNA-binding protein, with protein sequence MMFQNECNITGEIKERLSLQWTKNRFPFVDFFLLMTKIEKFKKIENQTIRCICHGPQAIYIAEKIEQGEQVIVKGSLDSKCRKFEDGFYYEITIAVKQCYPVRQSYQTYTAY encoded by the coding sequence ATGATGTTTCAAAATGAATGTAATATAACGGGTGAAATTAAAGAACGTCTTTCACTTCAGTGGACAAAGAATAGGTTTCCTTTTGTCGATTTCTTTCTATTAATGACAAAAATCGAAAAATTCAAAAAAATTGAAAACCAAACAATTCGTTGCATTTGTCATGGACCACAAGCAATTTATATAGCTGAAAAAATAGAACAGGGTGAACAGGTGATTGTTAAAGGGTCATTGGACTCAAAGTGCAGGAAATTTGAAGATGGATTCTACTATGAAATTACGATTGCAGTAAAACAATGTTACCCAGTTAGGCAATCTTATCAAACGTACACAGCTTACTGA
- a CDS encoding TrbI/VirB10 family protein produces MSKHYSKADEEKRKLGHVHENAHDADVEQDSKAESHHEGHATDDATVDDVETNTDDALKKAFGRTSKVTNTRYATVKKWTTYGIGALGLLAVLLIFVGHHHNEANKKEEEKKNRVEKAGAVLIKRLDEIQHEKNESPIPPPGRTTPASDNGAYSKELIARMNAPTSLYEGGSNASVAATSSKNSSDSQAVPEATFIGKGADQAFGNTAYATTSVDAKQVPHPEATIVSGEMIHATLNVASNSDLPGMVTATVSSPAYSYTGDNELIPRGSRLIGQYSSAVLQGQDRIFIMWNRLVLPNGTSVDINSPDTDQIGQAGEPADYINRHFWSRFGESILLSILSAGVSNVDVQGGDQYNSAQAYRMGIADSLQASATGSLQQTISTKPTLVRYQGSMINVFIAHDLSFYNLMQQTGQVV; encoded by the coding sequence ATGAGTAAGCACTATTCTAAGGCAGATGAAGAAAAAAGAAAGTTAGGTCATGTGCATGAAAATGCGCATGATGCTGACGTTGAACAAGACTCAAAGGCAGAATCGCACCATGAGGGTCATGCCACTGACGATGCGACCGTCGATGACGTTGAAACCAATACCGACGATGCTTTAAAAAAAGCATTTGGCCGTACGTCCAAAGTGACAAACACCCGTTACGCGACAGTAAAAAAGTGGACCACCTACGGCATTGGCGCTTTGGGGTTGCTCGCGGTGTTGCTGATCTTTGTCGGCCATCATCATAATGAAGCAAATAAAAAAGAAGAGGAAAAGAAAAATAGAGTTGAAAAAGCAGGCGCAGTACTCATCAAGCGTTTAGATGAAATTCAGCACGAAAAAAATGAATCACCGATCCCTCCTCCGGGTAGAACGACCCCTGCGAGTGATAACGGGGCTTATTCTAAAGAGCTGATTGCGCGAATGAATGCACCGACGTCACTCTATGAAGGGGGCAGTAATGCTTCGGTCGCCGCCACTTCTTCAAAAAATTCTTCTGATTCTCAAGCCGTTCCTGAAGCAACCTTTATTGGAAAAGGAGCCGATCAGGCATTTGGCAATACCGCGTATGCAACAACGAGTGTGGATGCAAAACAAGTGCCGCATCCCGAGGCCACCATTGTATCGGGTGAAATGATTCATGCGACTCTCAATGTTGCGAGTAACTCAGACTTACCAGGTATGGTGACCGCGACCGTTAGCTCACCTGCGTATTCGTATACGGGGGATAATGAATTAATTCCGCGCGGAAGCCGATTAATTGGGCAGTATTCTTCGGCAGTGTTACAGGGACAAGATCGCATTTTCATTATGTGGAATCGTCTAGTGCTTCCCAATGGGACCTCGGTCGATATTAATAGTCCTGATACCGATCAAATTGGTCAAGCAGGTGAACCGGCGGATTACATTAATCGTCATTTCTGGTCGCGCTTTGGTGAATCGATTTTGTTATCGATTTTAAGTGCGGGTGTGTCGAACGTCGATGTGCAAGGCGGTGATCAATACAATTCAGCACAAGCGTATCGTATGGGCATCGCTGATTCGTTGCAGGCGTCTGCGACGGGATCTTTACAACAAACGATATCCACGAAACCAACACTCGTCCGTTATCAAGGCTCAATGATTAATGTATTTATTGCCCATGATTTGAGTTTTTATAATTTGATGCAACAAACCGGGCAGGTGGTGTAA
- the virB11 gene encoding P-type DNA transfer ATPase VirB11 — MQPQSLGFGPGAMGLLAPLQPLLNDNQISELLINRPQEVFYEKDGQLTAMDIPELTETHLKHLFQLMASENAQILNETHPLLSASLNDGSRIQCVLPPTAKHYTLSIRRKVVRHLSLEQYEKNAYFDEAKAFSTRGGLSSLPEEEQELAKCYHAHDWATFIRKAIELKKNIVISGGTSSGKTTFLNACLQHIPRDQRIIILEDTREIDISHPNQVQLLASKGGQSKAQVNMQDLVQCCLRLRPDRIICGEIRGKEILDFLAASSTGHEGSMTSLHANNPSIAFMRMTQMYKLNNVPSMSDDDIMRELKEVIDVIIQIGKTPRGRRVQSVYYKYGHLTKQ, encoded by the coding sequence ATGCAACCGCAATCACTCGGATTTGGGCCAGGAGCCATGGGGCTCTTGGCACCCCTTCAGCCCTTATTGAATGACAATCAAATTTCAGAGTTATTGATTAATCGGCCCCAAGAAGTGTTCTATGAAAAAGACGGACAATTGACGGCAATGGATATTCCAGAATTGACGGAAACACATTTAAAACATTTGTTTCAGCTTATGGCGAGTGAAAATGCACAGATTCTGAATGAAACACATCCGTTGTTATCGGCAAGCTTAAACGATGGATCGCGAATACAATGTGTCTTGCCGCCGACTGCCAAACATTACACGCTCTCGATCAGACGAAAGGTCGTGCGACATTTAAGTTTAGAGCAGTATGAAAAAAATGCGTATTTCGATGAAGCAAAAGCATTTTCAACGCGCGGTGGACTCAGTTCTCTGCCTGAAGAAGAGCAAGAACTCGCGAAATGTTATCACGCCCATGACTGGGCTACTTTTATTAGAAAAGCGATAGAACTTAAAAAAAATATCGTAATATCGGGCGGTACTTCCAGCGGTAAAACCACGTTTTTAAATGCGTGCCTTCAACACATTCCCCGGGATCAACGTATTATTATATTAGAAGATACGCGAGAAATTGACATTTCCCATCCGAATCAAGTGCAGTTGTTGGCGTCCAAAGGCGGTCAAAGTAAAGCGCAAGTCAACATGCAAGATTTAGTGCAGTGTTGTTTACGTCTTCGTCCCGATCGAATTATTTGTGGCGAAATACGTGGTAAAGAAATTTTAGATTTCTTGGCAGCGAGTTCAACAGGGCACGAAGGGTCCATGACAAGTCTTCATGCGAATAACCCGAGCATCGCCTTTATGCGGATGACGCAAATGTACAAACTGAATAACGTCCCGTCGATGTCCGATGACGATATTATGCGTGAACTCAAAGAAGTCATTGATGTAATTATACAAATTGGGAAAACCCCAAGAGGGCGGCGCGTGCAGAGTGTTTATTATAAATATGGACACCTGACGAAACAATAG
- a CDS encoding TrbG/VirB9 family P-type conjugative transfer protein: MKKSLFAISLLSGLFMSSVAMAEMTPKRVLADQRILQVPYQKNNVVSIAGQAFVNTQIIFGEDETILDVQGGDEAGWTTHIDKSLPFILNLKPTQFDSNTNLDVVTNDAAGQKRIYRFHLSMGNSARQDKESAVYAVEFIYPDKEEAKLEATLNFLQRQKDSILNASKKPADYHWDYSFNGTKSIMPQHVFDDGQFTYLQLRPHQTVPSVFAVNNAQGEESVVNTRIEGDYLVIQEISPQFTLREGPHKVATLFNNQAITKLRNNGESA; this comes from the coding sequence ATGAAAAAATCACTATTTGCGATCAGCCTACTGTCTGGGCTGTTCATGTCGAGTGTCGCCATGGCCGAAATGACGCCTAAAAGGGTGCTCGCCGATCAGCGTATTTTACAAGTGCCGTATCAAAAAAATAACGTCGTCTCTATTGCAGGCCAAGCGTTTGTGAATACTCAAATTATTTTTGGGGAAGATGAAACGATTTTGGATGTGCAAGGCGGCGATGAGGCCGGATGGACAACGCATATCGATAAGAGCTTACCGTTTATTTTAAATCTTAAGCCGACACAGTTTGATTCGAATACCAATTTAGATGTAGTGACGAACGATGCGGCGGGTCAAAAACGTATTTACCGTTTTCATCTTTCCATGGGCAATAGTGCGCGACAAGATAAAGAAAGTGCGGTGTATGCGGTGGAATTTATTTATCCCGATAAAGAAGAAGCAAAACTGGAAGCGACTCTTAATTTTCTACAGCGTCAAAAGGATTCCATTTTAAATGCGTCTAAAAAACCGGCCGATTATCACTGGGACTATAGTTTTAATGGCACCAAATCCATTATGCCACAGCATGTATTTGATGATGGTCAATTTACGTATTTGCAATTACGTCCGCATCAAACGGTTCCGTCGGTCTTTGCGGTCAACAATGCGCAAGGTGAGGAGTCAGTGGTGAATACTCGCATCGAAGGGGATTACTTAGTGATTCAAGAAATATCTCCTCAGTTCACTTTGCGAGAAGGTCCTCATAAAGTGGCCACACTTTTCAATAATCAAGCCATTACGAAATTACGTAATAACGGAGAATCTGCATGA
- a CDS encoding type IV secretory system conjugative DNA transfer family protein — protein sequence MGSLIAASFALYCFASWESISVDLAPWNAIALFYELDHRTLIFNRWLTCIIGCLIPVGAFNFLNKMNTNKKMKEAFGDAHFASVFEINKANLFGKEGVVIGQAHGKILRVPGFESVLLAAPSGSGKTASIAIPNLIEHNGSAIINDLKGELYRITARYRAEQDQNKCYLFNPMDDEIQDFYNPFFYVREDTNKQVDDLLVIAKALIQENKLGDGFWYQASRELFILLSLYLLESKGTATLAEVYDLSKVPKLHRFVMGALVQVNLRHSEDLKERVGNFSANGLPFTTEMLNQNTQSFAETPDETRLNVLKDFHSRLSFLMSLSIRNATSQNTFDFRNLRKEKMSIYIQIPQSDKELFSPLLTIFWAQVARMLTKNEPNIIDEPHAVLCLLDEFGMVGKIDAIKDSLSTLRSYRVRFVIIVQYLNQIIATYGRENSDSFLNNTKTKIYFSATNLQDAKNISETLGVRAVKIESRSVNAGSFTQSGHVTHSQNYQSVPLMRPGEIMSLDEKQSIIVVAGHPPIKAKKVFWFKSNKYKKLLGK from the coding sequence ATGGGATCATTGATTGCAGCTAGTTTTGCTTTGTATTGTTTTGCCAGCTGGGAATCAATTTCAGTAGATCTCGCCCCTTGGAATGCGATTGCACTGTTTTATGAATTGGATCATCGAACATTAATCTTTAATCGTTGGCTGACTTGCATAATTGGATGTTTGATCCCTGTAGGGGCATTTAACTTTCTAAATAAAATGAATACAAATAAAAAAATGAAGGAAGCCTTTGGAGATGCGCACTTTGCGAGTGTTTTTGAAATCAATAAAGCGAATCTATTTGGAAAAGAAGGCGTTGTGATCGGTCAGGCACATGGAAAAATTCTCCGAGTACCTGGATTTGAAAGTGTGTTGTTAGCAGCTCCCTCTGGAAGCGGTAAAACCGCAAGCATTGCAATTCCTAATCTTATTGAGCACAACGGTAGTGCGATTATTAATGATTTAAAAGGTGAGCTTTACCGTATAACAGCGCGTTATAGAGCAGAACAAGATCAAAATAAATGCTACTTATTTAACCCTATGGATGATGAAATTCAAGATTTTTATAATCCATTCTTTTATGTTAGAGAAGACACTAATAAACAAGTGGACGATTTACTTGTAATTGCAAAGGCGCTCATTCAAGAGAACAAATTAGGCGATGGATTTTGGTATCAAGCGTCACGTGAATTATTCATTTTGTTATCACTCTATCTTCTTGAAAGTAAAGGTACTGCTACGTTAGCAGAGGTTTATGATTTATCAAAAGTACCTAAGTTACACAGATTTGTGATGGGAGCCTTAGTTCAAGTGAACTTAAGGCATTCAGAAGACTTAAAGGAACGCGTTGGAAATTTTAGTGCCAATGGTTTACCTTTCACGACAGAAATGCTTAATCAAAATACCCAAAGTTTTGCTGAAACGCCGGATGAAACACGATTGAATGTGTTAAAAGATTTTCATTCAAGATTAAGTTTTCTTATGTCTCTGTCTATAAGAAATGCGACAAGCCAAAATACGTTTGATTTTCGGAATTTACGTAAAGAAAAAATGTCAATCTATATTCAAATTCCACAAAGCGATAAAGAATTATTTTCACCTTTATTAACGATTTTTTGGGCGCAAGTGGCAAGAATGTTAACCAAAAATGAACCCAACATTATTGATGAGCCTCACGCTGTGTTGTGCCTTTTAGATGAGTTTGGAATGGTTGGAAAAATTGATGCTATCAAAGATTCACTATCAACCTTGCGAAGTTATCGTGTTCGTTTTGTAATTATAGTGCAATATCTTAATCAGATTATAGCGACTTATGGCAGAGAAAACTCAGATAGCTTCTTGAATAATACCAAAACTAAAATTTATTTTAGTGCTACCAATCTTCAAGACGCTAAAAATATATCTGAAACGTTAGGGGTAAGAGCAGTAAAAATAGAATCACGCTCTGTCAATGCAGGGAGTTTCACCCAAAGTGGCCATGTGACGCATAGCCAAAACTACCAAAGTGTCCCTTTAATGCGTCCAGGTGAAATCATGAGCTTGGATGAAAAGCAATCGATTATAGTGGTTGCAGGACATCCTCCAATTAAAGCTAAAAAAGTCTTTTGGTTTAAAAGTAACAAATATAAAAAACTACTAGGGAAATAA
- a CDS encoding single-stranded DNA-binding protein: MSSYAKIFLMGRVGKAPFFSDKEASLFASFNIAVNKKTKSGEKIDPDWYEVVCFNHLADFAQKYIKKGTKLFIEARPEPYEYQDKEGHKHEKLRLIANEIKFCDSLSQEDNEKEENA; encoded by the coding sequence ATGAGCAGTTACGCAAAAATATTTTTAATGGGTCGCGTCGGAAAAGCACCATTTTTTTCTGATAAAGAAGCGAGTTTATTCGCTTCCTTTAATATTGCCGTGAACAAAAAAACGAAGTCAGGTGAGAAGATTGACCCGGATTGGTATGAAGTGGTTTGTTTTAATCACTTGGCAGATTTTGCGCAAAAGTATATTAAGAAAGGCACAAAGCTGTTTATAGAGGCACGCCCCGAGCCCTATGAATATCAAGATAAAGAAGGCCATAAACATGAAAAATTACGTTTGATTGCAAATGAAATTAAGTTTTGTGATTCATTATCTCAAGAAGATAATGAGAAAGAAGAAAACGCTTAG